A genomic window from Pyricularia oryzae 70-15 chromosome 7, whole genome shotgun sequence includes:
- a CDS encoding beta-mannosidase — translation MANSPLKGDRTETLLRRRHLTMSVTIQDLATGWEFKATSRQPDNVTQAAAFDSWHPVHSVPTEVHLDLHRSGLIPDPFVDLNELSVRWVADQQWTYRCQFASPASRASSSITDLVFQGLDTFATVSLNGEVILESDNMFISHRVNVTDKLRPDGALNDLGITFESARLRGLELVKEHPEHRHIVHQTEIGRGPVRKAQYQWGWDWGPIMLTCGPWKPVLVETYSLRIDDLHVTYSLEDGRSRANVSINFKTRGLLPGAGVSFEVLVDGENVGSSSTDAGGDGELELVIKTPKLWWPRGYGDQNLYALKVRLLSDDKTVLDSVTKKIGLRSVELVQEKDAIGQSFYFRINGVDIFCGGACWIPSDSFLTRTNPSQYRDWITRHVAEGNQAMIRVWGGGIYEADAFFDACDEAGVLAWQDFCFACANYPAHPGFLQSVEAEARQNVRRLRHHPSLVVWAGNNEDYQIVERYGLQYDFAGDKDPQSWLRTNFPARYIYEHLLPLIVEEEYGAKRNQALVAYHPSSPWGDGTSTTLVVDQTVGDVHQWNVWHGAMRPYQLLPEMGGRFVSEFGMEAYPHASTLAGAVTDPRQRRPGSMAMDFRNKAGGHTRRLLAYVGENFDLHGTGGTLEGFAYLTQVMQADAMRAAYRGWRRQWGGRRCGGVLVWQLNDCWPTVSWAVVDYRGVRKPAWYAIRDALKPVAVGVDRRFFDCTNRPADKTWQRDTGHVDPRLAWGSSERPEEVLSDLWIANGTTKDVSGKLTVSFVSVKSGRVLKELYDTPLDIVAKANHTTEVEVKQSQPVSEGRGVFNPAQEDPFIIHARLELLGDDGQVAETVEDVSWPDPIKWLDFDDRKVQVSAHVEGEQAVLTIRAERPVKAFVIQENPDLRVSENGFDLVPGYAATVKVHGCTDVKELVWRYHGQVGGGDEWAENPEDGV, via the coding sequence ATGGCCAATTCTCCTTTGAAAGGCGATCGAACAGAGACTCTACTCCGGCGACGCCATTTGACGATGTCAGTTACAATCCAGGACCTTGCCACTGGGTGGGAGTTCAAAGCCACCTCACGCCAGCCCGACAATGTCACCCAGGCTGCGGCCTTTGACTCTTGGCATCCAGTCCATTCAGTCCCGACAGAGGTGCACCTCGACCTGCACCGATCCGGACTCATCCCAGATCCCTTTGTCGACTTGAACGAGCTCAGTGTTCGCTGGGTGGCGGATCAGCAATGGACCTACCGCTGTCAATTCGCCAGCCCTGCCTCCAGGGCATCGTCATCCATCACGGATCTCGTGTTTCAAGGCCTCGATACATTTGCGACTGTCTCCCTAAACGGCGAGGTGATTCTCGAATCCGACAATATGTTCATCTCCCACCGGGTCAACGTCACAGACAAGCTCAGGCCCGACGGCGCACTCAACGACCTCGGCATCACCTTTGAGTCCGCACGCCTTCGTGGCTTGGAGCTGGTCAAGGAACACCCCGAGCATCGTCATATTGTGCACCAGACCGAGATCGGCCGTGGACCCGTGCGCAAGGCGCAGTACCAATGGGGATGGGACTGGGGGCCGATTATGCTAACCTGCGGACCGTGGAAGCCTGTTCTGGTCGAGACGTATAGTCTGAGGATTGACGACCTGCACGTTACGTATTCGCTGGAGGATGGTCGAAGTCGTGCCAACGTGTCTATCAATTTCAAGACTCGAGGATTATTGCCAGGGGCTGGTGTTTCCTTCGAGGTCCTCGTTGATGGGGAAAACGTCGGCAGCTCGAGTACCGACGCAGGCGGAGATGGAGAGCTGGAGCTGGTCATCAAGACGCCCAAGCTGTGGTGGCCACGCGGTTACGGCGATCAAAATCTCTACGCCCTGAAAGTGCGACTTCTCAGCGACGACAAAACAGTTCTAGACAGTGTGACCAAGAAAATCGGCCTTCGTAGCGTCGAGCTCGTCCAAGAAAAAGACGCCATCGGGCAGTCCTTCTACTTCCGCATCAACGGTGTCGACATATTCTGCGGCGGGGCCTGCTGGATCCCCTCGGACAGCTTCCTCACGCGCACCAACCCATCGCAATACCGGGACTGGATCACGCGCCACGTGGCAGAGGGCAACCAGGCCATGATCCGCGTCTGGGGCGGCGGCATCTACGAGGCCGACGCCTTCTTCGACGCCTGCGACGAGGCCGGCGTCCTGGCCTGGCAGGACTTTTGCTTCGCCTGCGCAAACTACCCCGCGCACCCCGGGTTTCTGCAGTCCGTCGAAGCCGAGGCGCGACAAAACGTGCGGCGGCTGAGGCACCACCCTTCGCTCGTCGTCTGGGCCGGGAACAACGAGGACTACCAGATCGTGGAGCGCTACGGGCTGCAGTACGACTTTGCAGGCGACAAGGACCCGCAGTCGTGGCTGCGGACAAACTTCCCCGCCAGGTACATCTACGAACACCTCCTGCCCCTGATCGTCGAGGAGGAGTACGGCGCCAAGAGGAACCAGGCTCTGGTCGCATACCACCCCAGCAGCCCCTGGGGCgacggcaccagcaccacgCTGGTGGTGGACCAGACGGTCGGCGACGTGCACCAGTGGAACGTGTGGCACGGCGCCATGCGTCCGTATCAGCTCCTCCCCGAGATGGGCGGGCGGTTCGTCAGCGAGTTCGGTATGGAGGCGTACCCGCACGCGTCGACGCTCGCGGGCGCGGTCACGGACCCGAGGCAGAGGCGGCCGGGCAGCATGGCCATGGACTTTCGCAACAAGGCCGGCGGGCACACCAGGCGGCTGCTCGCGTACGTCGGGGAGAACTTTGACCTGCACGGCACGGGCGGGACGCTCGAGGGCTTTGCATACCTGACGCAGGTGATGCAGGCGGACGCCATGCGCGCCGCGTACAGGGGCTGGAGGCGGCAGTGGGGCGGCCGGCGGTGCGGCGGGGTGTTGGTCTGGCAGCTCAACGACTGCTGGCCGACCGTCAGCTGGGCGGTGGTCGACTACCGCGGGGTCAGGAAGCCGGCTTGGTATGCCATCCGGGATGCGTTGAAGCCGGTTGCGGTCGGGGTGGACAGGAGGTTCTTTGACTGCACAAACAGGCCGGCTGACAAGACCTGGCAGAGGGATACGGGCCATGTCGATCCGAGGCTGGCGTGGGGGAGCAGCGAGAGGCCCGAGGAGGTACTCAGCGACTTGTGGATTGCGAATGGGACGACCAAGGACGTCTCGGGGAAATTGACAGTATCGTTTGTGTCTGTCAAGTCGGGGAGGGTGTTGAAGGAGCTGTACGACACGCCTCTTGATATCGTGGCCAAAGCAAACCACACCACAGAGGTTGAAGTGAAGCAGAGTCAGCCCGTGTCAGAAGGGAGGGGTGTCTTCAATCCAGCTCAAGAGGACCCATTCATTATTCACGCCAGACTAGAGCTTCTCGGCGATGACGGCCAGGTTGCTGAGACGGTAGAAGACGTGTCTTGGCCGGATCCAATCAAGTGGCTGGACTTTGACGACCGCAAGGTTCAGGTTTCTGCTCATGTGGAAGGGGAGCAGGCGGTTTTGACCATCAGAGCGGAACGACCAGTCAAGGCCTTTGTCATCCAGGAGAACCCTGACTTGAGGGTGAGCGAGAATGGCTTTGATCTTGTTCCCGGATACGCAGCTACGGTGAAAGTGCACGGTTGCACTGATGTCAAGGAGTTGGTGTGGAGGTATCATGGGCAGGTTGGTGGTGGCGATGAGTGGGCCGAAAACCCTGAGGATGGCGTATAG